A stretch of the Archangium violaceum genome encodes the following:
- a CDS encoding ATP-binding protein, whose translation MASVGTEAALGTEDLDSFLPKLLRVMLESTEAVDSVSLLMREGDVLRVRASVGLEEEVTSGFRLRVGEGFSGRIAAEQRPLELRSAATDPLVRSELIRSRGTRALYGVPLMYGEEVIGVAHMGSRTACRHVNEVVPGSGPALEPVLRRVLETGEASRGQEFSAAPANDPGVIHHWVGDYFPVRGGDGRVLGVGSVVMDITERKQQEELMRQTAEFRERFLGVVSHDLRNPLNAILLSANTLLRLEGIPATHAKVVRRIVTSGERMARMIGELLDFTRGRLGGGIPSHPRPTNLRHLCRHVLEELETSHPGRDLRLVADGRFLGEWDPDRLAQLLGNLGKNALDYSPAETPVDFTLQDEGDTVTVVVHNEGRPIPRKLLTGIFEPFRRAVEGDAHPTSGLGLGLFIVQQIAEAHGGSVEVRSHEGDGTTFTVRLPRHSAGSTWPRSPRPS comes from the coding sequence GTGGCGAGCGTTGGCACTGAGGCGGCGCTCGGGACGGAGGACCTGGACTCCTTCCTGCCGAAGCTGCTGCGCGTCATGTTGGAGAGCACGGAGGCGGTGGACTCCGTCTCCCTGCTGATGCGCGAGGGCGACGTGCTGCGGGTTCGCGCCTCGGTGGGGTTGGAGGAGGAGGTGACCTCCGGTTTCCGCCTGCGGGTGGGCGAGGGTTTCAGCGGGCGCATCGCGGCTGAGCAGCGGCCATTGGAGCTGCGCTCGGCGGCGACGGATCCTCTGGTGAGGAGCGAGCTCATCCGGTCTCGGGGGACGCGTGCGCTCTACGGGGTTCCGTTGATGTACGGAGAGGAGGTCATCGGCGTGGCCCACATGGGCAGCCGCACCGCCTGTAGGCACGTGAACGAGGTGGTCCCGGGGAGTGGGCCGGCGCTGGAGCCCGTCCTGCGACGGGTCTTGGAGACGGGAGAGGCCTCGAGGGGCCAGGAGTTCAGCGCCGCGCCGGCCAATGACCCGGGCGTCATCCACCACTGGGTGGGGGACTATTTCCCGGTGAGGGGGGGAGACGGGCGGGTGCTCGGGGTGGGCAGCGTCGTCATGGACATCACCGAGCGCAAGCAGCAGGAGGAGCTCATGCGCCAGACGGCCGAGTTCCGCGAGCGCTTCCTGGGGGTCGTCTCCCATGATCTGCGCAACCCGCTCAACGCCATCCTGCTCTCGGCCAACACGCTGCTTCGGCTGGAGGGGATACCCGCGACGCATGCGAAGGTGGTGCGCCGCATCGTCACCAGTGGGGAGCGCATGGCGCGGATGATTGGCGAGCTGCTCGACTTCACACGCGGGCGGCTGGGCGGCGGTATCCCCAGCCATCCCCGGCCCACCAACCTGCGTCACCTCTGCCGCCATGTGTTGGAGGAGCTGGAGACCAGCCATCCCGGGAGGGATCTGCGGCTGGTGGCGGACGGTCGGTTCCTGGGCGAGTGGGACCCGGACCGGCTCGCCCAGCTATTGGGCAACCTGGGCAAGAACGCGCTCGACTACAGCCCCGCGGAGACACCGGTGGACTTCACGCTCCAGGACGAGGGCGACACCGTGACCGTGGTGGTGCACAACGAGGGGCGGCCCATCCCGCGGAAGCTGCTGACGGGCATCTTCGAGCCCTTCCGGCGGGCGGTGGAGGGCGATGCGCACCCGACCTCGGGCCTGGGGCTGGGTCTCTTCATCGTCCAGCAGATCGCCGAGGCCCACGGCGGGAGCGTCGAGGTGCGCTCCCACGAGGGAGATGGGACCACCTTCACCGTGAGGTTGCCCCGGCACTCGGCGGGTTCCACATGGCCACGCTCTCCACGCCCATCGTGA
- the ruvX gene encoding Holliday junction resolvase RuvX → MRTLGLDVGTKTIGVAASDALGLTAQTVTTIRRTSLKADLAALVKLVREYEAERFVVGLPLNMDGSEGPRAEATRKFVDTLTQATGLPVELWDERLSTVAAQRTLLEADLSRAKRREVIDQMAAQFILQGWLDARRPPSEAFDDDDYDPEM, encoded by the coding sequence ATGCGCACCCTGGGCCTCGACGTGGGTACCAAGACAATCGGCGTCGCGGCCTCGGACGCCCTGGGCCTCACCGCCCAGACCGTGACGACCATCCGGCGGACCAGCCTCAAGGCGGACCTCGCCGCGCTCGTGAAGCTCGTGCGCGAGTACGAGGCCGAGCGCTTCGTCGTCGGGCTGCCGCTCAACATGGATGGCTCCGAGGGCCCTCGCGCCGAGGCCACCCGCAAGTTCGTGGACACGCTCACCCAGGCCACGGGCCTGCCCGTGGAGCTATGGGACGAGCGCCTGTCCACCGTGGCCGCCCAGCGCACCCTGCTCGAGGCGGACCTGTCGCGCGCCAAGCGCCGCGAGGTCATCGACCAGATGGCCGCCCAGTTCATCCTCCAGGGGTGGCTCGACGCCCGGCGCCCGCCCTCGGAGGCGTTCGATGACGACGATTACGACCCGGAGATGTAA
- a CDS encoding tetratricopeptide repeat protein codes for MGRVIKYEGGAMDTATTEKLKAFVRGEMTWSEVEGMTFEEAKAIAQVGCDLAAAGRYEEARILFEGLVEGNPKDSASRAALGTVYQKLGRLEEAISEYSAALERDPSNPVALVNRGELYLRQGNRQGFTDIANASEADPNGETSAGRRAKALVKAIALAAAEKMKADQAQARA; via the coding sequence ATGGGACGGGTCATCAAGTACGAGGGAGGAGCCATGGACACGGCAACGACGGAGAAGCTGAAGGCGTTCGTGCGCGGGGAGATGACGTGGTCGGAGGTGGAGGGGATGACCTTCGAGGAGGCGAAGGCGATCGCGCAGGTGGGGTGTGACCTGGCGGCGGCGGGGCGCTACGAGGAGGCGCGCATCCTCTTCGAGGGGCTGGTGGAGGGGAACCCGAAGGACTCGGCGAGCCGGGCGGCGCTGGGCACGGTGTACCAGAAGCTGGGGCGGCTGGAGGAGGCCATCTCCGAGTACAGCGCGGCGCTGGAGCGAGACCCGAGCAACCCGGTGGCGCTGGTGAACCGCGGCGAGCTGTACCTGCGGCAGGGCAACCGGCAGGGCTTCACGGACATCGCCAACGCGTCGGAGGCGGATCCGAACGGGGAGACGTCGGCGGGCCGGAGGGCGAAGGCGCTGGTGAAGGCGATCGCGCTGGCGGCCGCGGAGAAGATGAAGGCGGATCAGGCCCAGGCGCGGGCGTAG
- a CDS encoding type II toxin-antitoxin system RelE family toxin, producing the protein MRRPESLNSYSVEVSPSAWKQLAHLPLESYQRIRQALDGIAAQLRSPTPVPLPKKEAEPLVSRSLSLEGHLVLYEVDTVRRRLTLREIVRTRP; encoded by the coding sequence ATGCGTCGCCCTGAGAGTCTCAACTCCTACAGCGTGGAAGTCAGTCCCTCTGCCTGGAAGCAGTTGGCGCACCTGCCGTTGGAGAGCTACCAACGCATCCGCCAGGCGTTGGACGGCATCGCGGCCCAGTTGAGGTCGCCCACACCGGTGCCCCTGCCGAAGAAGGAGGCCGAGCCTCTCGTCTCCCGCTCCCTTTCCCTGGAGGGCCATCTCGTGCTGTACGAGGTGGACACGGTGCGCCGGCGCCTCACGCTGCGGGAGATCGTCCGCACCCGTCCTTGA
- a CDS encoding ArnT family glycosyltransferase, translated as MSSASTAPASPPRPSGAIPALSAVPEVALEPNPRLLWILLLAAALLPRLLLMPFNENFYGDAVARTELAERWARAPHLITSYGDGAFQFGPLHLYLVGLALKVVPDKALAGRLVSLLFGVLAVLPLYSLTRRLFGWRAGVWACLGFSVWGMHLQMSTTAASEALSLFLMLWVFALVAEGLDENRLGPLFGAGLVLNLACATRYDAWMYMPLLCVALLFWGEDRVAGFTRAVSFGLLCLPFPLLWMQGNEMAHGDPFFPVTAVEQFHADWTREGIARVGAWRYRLESLGFWPGVALLTLSPGVALLGMVGMWRSWRQRPDVRWLVLAAAVPTAYFTFRASVLLNFQPLGRFTVTQLVLLLPFVVPGLEAIRGAGARKAVAGLCSVLAVAVPVAMGLYTFRADGGMRDSLRPVSPTSTNPVPLMQVARFLRDEVAPRGGAAVLDMDPGYLDLQLAFFSGLPDERLARVRWETFRKHLREARPEYLVRFDGGSLVKDPGVTLEGRTLTLDGVAYQELDGFSAPLHVYQRR; from the coding sequence ATGTCGTCCGCTTCGACCGCTCCCGCCTCTCCTCCGCGCCCGTCCGGTGCGATCCCCGCCCTCTCCGCCGTGCCAGAAGTGGCCTTGGAGCCCAACCCCCGGTTGTTGTGGATCCTGCTGCTCGCGGCGGCGCTGCTGCCGCGCCTGCTGCTGATGCCCTTCAACGAGAACTTCTACGGGGACGCGGTGGCGCGCACGGAGCTGGCCGAGCGCTGGGCACGCGCGCCGCACCTCATCACCTCGTATGGGGATGGGGCCTTCCAGTTCGGGCCGCTGCACCTCTATCTGGTGGGCCTGGCGTTGAAGGTGGTGCCGGACAAGGCGCTCGCGGGCCGGCTGGTGAGCCTGTTGTTCGGTGTGTTGGCGGTGTTGCCGCTCTACTCGCTCACCCGGCGCCTCTTCGGCTGGCGCGCCGGAGTATGGGCCTGCCTGGGTTTCTCCGTCTGGGGCATGCACCTGCAGATGTCCACGACGGCGGCCAGCGAGGCGCTCTCGCTCTTCCTCATGCTGTGGGTGTTCGCGCTCGTGGCGGAGGGGTTGGACGAGAACCGCCTGGGGCCCCTCTTCGGGGCGGGGCTGGTGCTCAACCTGGCGTGCGCCACGCGCTACGACGCGTGGATGTACATGCCGCTGCTGTGCGTGGCGCTGTTGTTCTGGGGCGAGGACCGGGTGGCCGGCTTCACCCGCGCCGTGAGCTTCGGCCTCTTGTGCCTGCCCTTCCCGCTGTTGTGGATGCAGGGCAACGAGATGGCGCACGGGGATCCGTTCTTCCCCGTCACCGCGGTGGAGCAATTCCACGCGGACTGGACGCGCGAGGGCATCGCCCGGGTGGGCGCGTGGCGCTACCGGCTGGAGAGCCTGGGCTTCTGGCCCGGGGTGGCGCTGCTCACGCTGTCGCCGGGCGTGGCGCTGCTGGGCATGGTGGGCATGTGGCGCTCGTGGCGGCAGCGGCCGGACGTGCGCTGGCTGGTGCTCGCCGCGGCGGTGCCCACCGCGTACTTCACCTTCCGGGCCTCGGTGCTGTTGAACTTCCAGCCCCTGGGTCGCTTCACGGTGACGCAGCTGGTGCTGCTGCTGCCCTTCGTGGTGCCGGGCCTCGAGGCGATTCGCGGGGCCGGGGCGCGCAAGGCCGTGGCCGGGCTGTGCTCGGTGCTGGCGGTGGCCGTGCCGGTGGCCATGGGCCTCTACACCTTCCGCGCCGATGGCGGCATGCGCGACAGCCTCCGTCCGGTGAGCCCCACCTCCACCAACCCGGTGCCGCTGATGCAGGTGGCCCGCTTCCTCAGGGACGAGGTCGCTCCCAGGGGCGGCGCCGCCGTGCTCGACATGGATCCGGGCTACCTGGATCTCCAGCTCGCCTTCTTCTCCGGGCTGCCGGACGAGCGGCTCGCCCGCGTGCGCTGGGAGACCTTCCGCAAGCACCTGCGCGAGGCCCGGCCGGAGTACCTCGTGCGCTTCGACGGCGGCTCGCTGGTGAAGGACCCGGGGGTGACGCTGGAGGGCCGCACGCTGACGCTCGACGGCGTGGCGTACCAGGAGCTCGACGGCTTCTCCGCGCCGCTGCACGTCTATCAGCGCCGCTGA
- a CDS encoding PAS domain S-box protein, protein MNLETRSPEPSSPSLAELLEERHEDIIQRWTGRLRGGLVTGRPTRCELENHIGDYLWEMAAVLRQHEATGDLPVPEWSPRARARGAWHPRGGFDVRELLREYHVLHECILDLVEETNVRVTLGEVRAMSAFISLGIAEGVAEYTRQCDERAPLGDEERFRLLVEGVEDYAIYMLDPEGRVMSWNAGAERIKGYAAREVLGQSFTRFYTPEDVAAGVPDKCLQTAAIHGHCRTEALRVHKDGHRFWADAVITALRDEHGVLRGFSDVTRDISKRKRAEQALRETTQRLRAILETAVDGIITIDERGRIQDVNPATTRIFGYAPEELIGRNVGILMPEPYRCAHDGYMDNGLSTDVRRVIGIGREVEGLRKDGSVFPLELSISETLLPQGRLFTGLVRDITARKRAERTQAFFIEVGTVLSQSLDVPTTLKRLASLAVTHLCDYCMVDLLGEDGRLHRLEMAARAPEKRALLEISRPYPPLLGSHSPVARALESGNAVAVPEITPGWLDAAARNAEHRANLEALGPKSVALVPLVARGRKLGIINLAWTSPHAGDLTADLEVAKGLADRAAVAIDNARLYQEAQEAIRVREDVVAIVSHDLRNPLNAITLSATALLKREDVDERSTKAVSRIYAAAERASGMIRDLLDFTQARVSGIPVQPAPLDFHEHVHRVVEEVQLAWPERHILFHAHGDGRGEWDEGRLAQVVTNLVGNALQHSPAGTPVRVTTWSEGPDVRLEVYNEGDPIPAELRTTLFEPYQRGQEAGEGRGSLGLGLYITRQIVLGHGGTLDVRSTGDEGTTFTVRLPRHQA, encoded by the coding sequence GTGAACCTCGAGACGCGATCGCCGGAACCCTCGTCCCCCTCCCTGGCGGAGCTGCTGGAGGAGCGGCACGAGGACATCATCCAGCGTTGGACCGGGCGGCTGCGCGGAGGGCTCGTGACCGGGCGACCCACCCGGTGCGAGCTGGAGAACCACATCGGCGACTACCTGTGGGAGATGGCCGCGGTGCTGCGCCAGCACGAGGCCACGGGGGACCTCCCGGTGCCGGAATGGAGCCCCAGGGCCCGGGCGCGCGGGGCCTGGCACCCGCGCGGGGGCTTCGACGTGCGGGAGCTGCTGCGCGAGTACCACGTGCTGCACGAGTGCATCCTCGACCTGGTGGAGGAGACGAACGTGCGCGTCACCCTCGGGGAGGTGCGCGCGATGTCGGCCTTCATCTCCCTCGGCATCGCCGAGGGCGTGGCCGAGTACACCCGTCAGTGCGACGAGCGGGCCCCTCTCGGAGACGAGGAGCGCTTCCGCCTGCTCGTGGAGGGCGTGGAGGACTACGCCATCTACATGCTCGACCCGGAGGGCCGGGTGATGAGCTGGAACGCGGGCGCCGAGCGCATCAAGGGCTACGCGGCACGGGAGGTGCTCGGCCAGTCCTTCACCCGCTTCTACACGCCCGAGGATGTCGCCGCCGGAGTGCCCGACAAGTGCCTCCAGACCGCGGCCATCCACGGCCACTGCCGGACCGAGGCGTTGCGCGTCCACAAGGACGGCCACCGCTTCTGGGCGGACGCCGTCATCACCGCCCTGCGCGACGAGCACGGCGTGCTGCGCGGCTTCTCCGACGTCACCCGCGACATCTCCAAACGCAAGCGCGCCGAGCAGGCCCTGCGCGAGACGACCCAGCGGCTGCGGGCCATCCTGGAAACGGCGGTGGACGGCATCATCACCATCGACGAACGGGGCCGCATCCAGGACGTCAACCCGGCCACGACGCGCATCTTCGGCTACGCGCCCGAGGAGCTCATCGGCCGCAACGTCGGAATCCTCATGCCCGAGCCCTACCGGTGCGCGCACGACGGCTACATGGACAACGGCCTGAGCACGGACGTGCGCAGGGTCATCGGCATCGGGCGGGAGGTGGAGGGCCTGCGCAAGGACGGGAGCGTCTTCCCGCTGGAGCTCTCCATCAGCGAGACGCTCCTGCCCCAGGGCCGCCTCTTCACGGGACTGGTGCGCGACATCACCGCGCGCAAGCGCGCCGAGCGCACCCAGGCCTTCTTCATCGAGGTGGGGACGGTGCTGTCCCAGTCGCTCGACGTGCCCACGACCCTGAAGCGGCTCGCCTCGCTGGCCGTGACGCACCTGTGCGACTACTGCATGGTGGATCTGCTGGGCGAGGACGGGCGGCTGCACCGCCTGGAGATGGCGGCCCGCGCGCCGGAGAAGCGGGCCCTCCTGGAAATCTCACGGCCCTACCCTCCCCTGCTGGGGAGCCACAGCCCCGTGGCCCGCGCCCTGGAGAGCGGCAACGCCGTGGCCGTACCGGAGATCACCCCCGGGTGGCTGGATGCCGCCGCTCGCAACGCGGAGCACCGGGCCAACCTGGAGGCGCTCGGCCCGAAGTCCGTGGCGCTCGTCCCCCTGGTGGCCCGGGGCCGCAAGCTCGGCATCATCAACCTCGCCTGGACGAGCCCCCATGCCGGAGACCTCACCGCGGACCTGGAGGTGGCCAAGGGGCTGGCGGATCGCGCGGCCGTGGCCATCGACAACGCGCGCCTGTACCAGGAGGCCCAGGAGGCCATCAGGGTCCGCGAGGACGTGGTGGCCATCGTCAGCCATGATCTGCGCAACCCCCTCAACGCCATCACCCTGTCGGCCACCGCCCTGCTCAAGCGCGAGGACGTGGACGAGCGCTCCACGAAGGCGGTGAGCCGCATCTACGCCGCGGCGGAGCGGGCCAGCGGGATGATTCGCGATCTGCTCGACTTCACCCAGGCGCGCGTGAGCGGCATCCCCGTCCAGCCCGCGCCGCTGGACTTCCATGAGCACGTCCATCGGGTGGTGGAGGAGGTCCAGCTCGCCTGGCCCGAGCGGCACATCCTCTTCCACGCCCACGGCGATGGCCGGGGCGAATGGGACGAGGGGCGCCTGGCCCAGGTCGTCACCAACCTGGTGGGCAATGCCCTGCAGCACAGCCCCGCGGGCACGCCCGTGCGGGTGACCACCTGGAGCGAGGGCCCGGACGTCCGCCTCGAGGTGTACAACGAGGGTGACCCCATCCCCGCCGAGCTGCGGACGACGCTCTTCGAGCCCTACCAGCGGGGACAGGAGGCCGGGGAGGGCCGGGGCAGCCTGGGCCTGGGCCTCTACATCACCCGGCAGATCGTCCTCGGCCATGGGGGCACCCTCGACGTGCGCTCCACCGGGGACGAGGGCACCACCTTCACGGTGCGGCTGCCCCGCCACCAGGCCTGA
- the mltG gene encoding endolytic transglycosylase MltG: MKKVLLALLVLGVLAAAAAGGWYLRRERRITEFAATPVTLPQEGITVSVPNGTGPRTLALMLADAGVVTDPELLYLFIRREQAGPRLKAGEYLFEGTLTPAQVVELLASGKVKVYRFTVPEGLRVEEILPILANSELKLDPRKLERLVADPRFLREAGVPASSIEGFLYPDTYTFTRNATEERVLARMVERSLEEYRKADAKRKAGVKLSLLETFTLASIVEKETGQPQERPRIACVFHNRLRQGIKLQTDPTVIYAMKLLRGVYSKNITKRDLETPHPYNTYTTAGLPPGPIANPGAAAIQAALHPLDCEDLFFVSRNDGTHIFCPTLECHNAAVQKWQVEFFRAKRRQRAGGAN, from the coding sequence GTGAAGAAAGTCCTCCTCGCCCTGCTCGTCCTCGGGGTGCTCGCGGCCGCCGCCGCGGGCGGCTGGTACCTGCGCCGCGAGCGGCGGATCACCGAGTTCGCCGCCACCCCCGTCACCCTGCCCCAGGAAGGCATCACCGTCAGCGTGCCCAATGGCACCGGCCCGAGGACGCTCGCCCTGATGCTGGCGGACGCGGGGGTCGTCACGGATCCGGAGCTCCTCTACCTCTTCATCCGCCGCGAGCAGGCGGGCCCCAGACTCAAGGCCGGTGAGTACCTCTTCGAGGGCACCCTCACCCCCGCCCAGGTGGTGGAGCTGCTCGCCTCGGGCAAGGTGAAGGTCTACCGCTTCACCGTCCCCGAGGGTCTGCGCGTGGAGGAGATCCTCCCCATCCTCGCCAACTCGGAGCTGAAGCTGGACCCGAGGAAGCTGGAGCGGCTCGTCGCGGATCCGCGCTTCCTGCGCGAGGCCGGCGTGCCCGCTTCCTCCATCGAGGGCTTCCTCTACCCGGACACGTACACCTTCACCCGCAACGCCACCGAGGAGCGGGTGCTCGCCCGCATGGTGGAACGCTCGCTCGAGGAGTACCGGAAGGCGGACGCGAAGAGGAAGGCCGGGGTGAAGCTCTCGCTGCTGGAGACGTTCACCCTGGCCTCCATCGTGGAGAAGGAGACGGGCCAGCCCCAGGAGCGGCCCCGCATCGCGTGTGTCTTCCACAACCGGCTGCGCCAGGGCATCAAGCTGCAGACGGACCCCACGGTCATCTACGCCATGAAGCTGCTGCGCGGGGTGTACTCGAAGAACATCACCAAGAGGGACCTGGAGACGCCGCACCCGTACAACACGTACACCACGGCCGGGTTGCCGCCGGGGCCCATCGCCAACCCGGGTGCAGCGGCCATCCAGGCGGCCCTTCATCCGCTCGACTGCGAGGATCTCTTCTTCGTGTCGCGCAACGACGGCACCCACATCTTCTGCCCCACCCTGGAGTGCCACAACGCGGCCGTGCAGAAGTGGCAGGTGGAGTTCTTCCGCGCCAAACGTCGGCAGCGGGCAGGCGGCGCGAACTAG
- a CDS encoding GAF domain-containing protein, which produces MTSAALLPEPASPSAQAIILVVDDSPNQLVAIQALLAPLGQRVVTASSGGDALRLLLEMDCAVVLLDVHLTDIDGFEVARFMRERERTCRTPIIFISGLTADAHFTTRGYSMGAVDFLFKPFDPRVLRAKVEVFVELYLHRERLKLQAEREKAESERLRLLNLLTQTPAAIAITRGMDFVFEFANPLYQRVVGRPVPLGRPLREVLPEVVSQPGVMEALRQAMRTGEPFSGREFPVSLGRHGNGVLEEAFFDLVYQPLRDEQGQVEWLLTHAVEVTAQVRARRKLEEREQALRESEGRFRLMAEAGELLSTLEDRTVLQRLAELVVPRLADWAAVDLLSETGAVERVAAVHSEPEKAALAFEIARRWPIDRTSHEGIGRVLRTGEPLLLEHMPDELLRRLARGEEHLRLARTLGFKSSVCLPLVARGRVLGALTLVHAESGRRFSERDLLLAQELARRAGLAVDNALLYREAREAQGRASRLQAVAAALSRAATPAEVARVILTEGLRQVGTHAGIVYLREPEGSLRVLHDVGYSRELVRRVRHLSAGDRMPQLDAVRTGEARWFSSTEELLADYPQMSTLLSTFEARVALPLRVEGNSLGCLWLSFQDRRPFSPEERDFLTALAQLCSQALERARLLAVAREQTEHMRLLADAVKAFAEAGGDVEASARALVRRVSESFGDACALLLRDEVSGSVTFSAMYHPDPWARALLQETIRGTYEREEGPAVRVLHTGQPLRVSRVPQEGLLESLAPQVRPFVECFGLHGILIVPLRAQGQILGTLGVFRSRPDLPYTPEEQALLQELADRAGLVVSNARLRARANATW; this is translated from the coding sequence ATGACGTCCGCCGCACTGCTTCCCGAGCCGGCATCCCCCTCTGCTCAGGCGATCATCCTGGTCGTGGATGACAGCCCCAACCAGCTCGTCGCCATCCAGGCCCTCCTCGCGCCCCTGGGCCAGCGGGTGGTGACGGCGTCGTCGGGTGGGGATGCCCTGCGGCTGTTGCTCGAGATGGACTGTGCCGTCGTCCTGCTGGACGTGCACCTGACGGACATCGACGGCTTCGAGGTGGCGCGCTTCATGCGCGAGCGGGAGCGGACGTGCCGCACGCCCATCATCTTCATCTCCGGGCTGACGGCCGACGCGCACTTCACCACCCGTGGATACTCCATGGGCGCGGTGGACTTCCTCTTCAAGCCGTTCGACCCGCGGGTGCTGCGCGCCAAGGTGGAGGTGTTCGTCGAGCTGTACCTGCACCGCGAGCGGCTCAAGCTCCAGGCGGAGCGCGAGAAGGCCGAGTCCGAGCGCCTGCGGTTGTTGAACCTGCTGACGCAGACGCCGGCGGCCATCGCCATCACCCGGGGGATGGACTTCGTCTTCGAGTTCGCCAACCCGCTCTACCAGCGGGTGGTCGGCCGTCCCGTGCCCCTGGGCAGGCCCCTGCGCGAGGTGTTGCCGGAGGTCGTCTCGCAGCCGGGGGTGATGGAGGCGCTCCGGCAGGCGATGCGCACCGGCGAGCCCTTCAGCGGTCGCGAGTTCCCGGTGTCGCTCGGCCGGCACGGCAACGGCGTCCTGGAGGAGGCCTTCTTCGACCTCGTCTACCAGCCGCTCCGGGACGAGCAGGGCCAGGTGGAGTGGCTGCTCACCCACGCGGTGGAGGTGACGGCGCAGGTCCGCGCGCGCCGCAAGCTCGAGGAGCGTGAGCAGGCGCTGCGCGAGAGCGAGGGCCGCTTCCGGTTGATGGCGGAGGCCGGCGAGCTGCTCTCCACCCTGGAGGATCGCACCGTCCTGCAGCGGCTGGCCGAGCTGGTCGTGCCGCGCCTGGCGGACTGGGCGGCGGTGGATCTGCTCTCCGAGACGGGCGCGGTGGAGCGGGTGGCCGCGGTGCACAGCGAGCCGGAGAAGGCGGCTCTCGCCTTCGAGATCGCCCGCCGCTGGCCCATCGACCGGACCTCCCACGAGGGAATCGGCCGGGTGCTGCGCACGGGCGAGCCCCTCCTGCTCGAGCACATGCCGGACGAGCTGTTGCGCCGTCTGGCGCGCGGCGAGGAGCACCTCCGCCTGGCCCGGACGCTGGGGTTCAAGTCGTCGGTGTGTCTGCCCCTCGTGGCGCGCGGACGGGTGTTGGGGGCCCTCACCCTGGTCCACGCCGAGAGCGGCCGGCGCTTCAGTGAGAGGGATCTGCTCCTGGCCCAGGAGCTGGCCCGGCGCGCGGGGCTCGCGGTGGACAACGCGCTGCTGTACCGCGAGGCGCGCGAGGCCCAGGGGCGTGCTTCCCGGCTCCAGGCGGTGGCGGCGGCGCTGTCCCGGGCCGCGACTCCCGCGGAGGTCGCTCGCGTCATCCTCACCGAGGGGCTCCGGCAGGTGGGCACCCACGCGGGTATCGTCTATCTGCGTGAGCCCGAGGGCTCCCTCCGCGTGCTCCACGACGTGGGCTACTCCAGGGAGCTCGTCCGCCGCGTGCGCCACCTCTCCGCCGGGGACCGGATGCCCCAGCTCGACGCGGTGCGCACCGGGGAGGCCCGTTGGTTCTCCTCCACCGAGGAGCTCCTGGCGGACTACCCGCAGATGTCCACCCTGCTGTCCACCTTCGAGGCCCGTGTCGCGCTGCCCCTGCGGGTCGAGGGGAACAGCCTGGGCTGCTTGTGGTTGTCCTTCCAGGACAGGCGGCCCTTCTCGCCCGAGGAGCGGGACTTCCTCACCGCCCTGGCGCAGCTGTGCTCCCAGGCACTCGAGCGCGCGCGGTTGCTCGCGGTGGCGCGCGAGCAGACGGAGCACATGCGGCTGCTGGCCGACGCCGTCAAGGCCTTCGCGGAGGCTGGAGGAGACGTGGAGGCGTCCGCGCGGGCCCTGGTGCGGCGCGTGTCGGAGTCGTTCGGGGACGCCTGTGCCCTGCTGCTGCGCGACGAGGTCTCGGGGAGCGTGACGTTCTCCGCCATGTACCACCCGGATCCCTGGGCCCGCGCGCTCCTCCAGGAGACGATCCGCGGCACCTACGAGCGGGAGGAGGGGCCGGCCGTGCGCGTGCTGCACACCGGCCAGCCGCTGCGGGTGTCGCGCGTTCCCCAGGAAGGGCTGCTCGAGTCGCTGGCGCCCCAGGTGCGTCCCTTCGTCGAGTGCTTCGGCCTGCACGGCATCCTGATCGTCCCCTTGCGCGCGCAGGGGCAGATCCTCGGTACCCTGGGCGTGTTCCGCTCGCGGCCGGATCTGCCCTACACCCCGGAGGAGCAGGCGTTGCTGCAGGAGCTGGCCGACCGCGCCGGCCTGGTGGTGTCCAACGCGCGGCTGCGCGCGCGGGCGAACGCCACCTGGTAG
- a CDS encoding YsnF/AvaK domain-containing protein: MATSSGLGTSAAGMGLGTSAATMGLGAGAETIGVGTETRQSAASTERRSDEVAVPVHKEELDVSKRDVQSGEVRIHKEVVEEVKTVSVPVRRERVSVERRDVNPDRPAMNASFQDETVVVPLHAEEVELHKRPVVSEEVVIRKDEIEEERRVAEPLRHEEVDVRTSGEEDTRSLNLNPDDPTLRRS, encoded by the coding sequence ATGGCCACCAGCTCTGGCCTGGGAACGAGCGCGGCGGGCATGGGCCTGGGAACGAGCGCGGCGACCATGGGCCTGGGCGCGGGCGCGGAGACCATCGGCGTGGGAACGGAGACGCGCCAGAGCGCCGCCAGCACGGAGCGCCGTTCGGACGAAGTGGCCGTCCCCGTCCACAAGGAGGAACTGGACGTCAGCAAGCGGGACGTTCAGTCCGGTGAGGTGCGCATCCACAAGGAGGTCGTCGAGGAGGTGAAGACGGTGAGCGTCCCGGTACGCCGCGAGCGCGTGAGCGTGGAACGCCGCGACGTCAACCCGGACCGGCCCGCCATGAACGCCTCCTTCCAGGACGAGACGGTGGTGGTGCCCCTGCATGCCGAGGAGGTGGAGCTCCACAAGCGTCCCGTGGTGTCGGAGGAGGTCGTCATCCGCAAGGACGAGATCGAGGAGGAGCGCCGGGTGGCGGAGCCGCTGCGCCACGAGGAGGTGGACGTCCGCACGTCCGGAGAAGAGGACACGCGCTCGCTCAACCTCAACCCCGATGATCCCACCTTGCGCCGCTCGTGA